In one window of Pseudomonas sp. IAC-BECa141 DNA:
- the gcvA gene encoding transcriptional regulator GcvA: MKKRLPPLNWLRAFEAAARHLSFTDAALELNLTQAAISQQIKALESQLGAALFKRLPRGLELTEPGLAFLPAVHDSVERLAAATDEIFGQGHRKVLTIRFSLVYFTHWLAPRLARFRQLHPQINLRITSNIWMGETDLEADLEIRYGSGKWPGLKSERLTWDKLFPVCSPELPCSEKPLNSPADLGHHQLLHVLGYEEGWGYWLKKAKADHVDYSQGMQFDTLISALKMAELGQGVALARSTLVEQHLASGQLIAPLAARFETSEAFYLVYSPHKIVNPQAAAFAEWLTEEAQAERRI, from the coding sequence ATGAAAAAACGATTGCCTCCACTTAACTGGTTGCGCGCCTTCGAGGCTGCGGCGCGTCACCTCAGCTTTACCGATGCCGCATTGGAGCTGAACCTGACCCAGGCTGCTATCAGCCAACAGATCAAGGCTCTCGAATCGCAACTCGGTGCTGCGCTGTTCAAGCGTTTGCCCCGGGGATTGGAGCTGACCGAACCGGGACTGGCGTTTTTGCCGGCGGTACACGACTCGGTGGAAAGACTGGCAGCGGCGACCGATGAGATATTCGGCCAAGGCCATCGTAAAGTGCTGACCATCCGCTTCAGCCTGGTTTATTTCACCCACTGGCTGGCACCCAGGCTCGCTCGCTTTCGCCAGTTACACCCCCAGATCAACCTGCGAATCACGAGCAATATCTGGATGGGCGAAACCGATCTCGAAGCAGATCTGGAGATTCGTTACGGCAGCGGCAAATGGCCGGGGCTCAAGAGCGAACGCCTGACGTGGGACAAACTGTTCCCCGTGTGCTCGCCCGAGTTGCCCTGCTCTGAAAAACCGCTGAACTCCCCTGCCGACCTGGGCCATCACCAACTGCTGCACGTTCTGGGCTATGAAGAAGGTTGGGGTTACTGGCTGAAAAAGGCCAAGGCCGATCATGTGGATTATTCACAAGGCATGCAGTTCGACACGCTGATCTCGGCCCTGAAAATGGCCGAGCTGGGGCAAGGGGTGGCACTGGCCCGCTCAACGTTGGTCGAACAGCACCTGGCGTCGGGTCAATTGATCGCACCATTGGCTGCGCGGTTTGAAACTTCAGAGGCGTTTTACCTGGTCTACTCACCACACAAGATTGTCAATCCTCAAGCGGCTGCGTTTGCCGAATGGCTGACCGAAGAGGCTCAGGCCGAACGCCGGATCTGA
- a CDS encoding ABC transporter substrate-binding protein → MAFFLLLFPFRVFSDSEALIVTEALRRQRAYRPATVTHNNKKRVSRMNSFPLLLLCPLVCASALANTSLTVVSYGGNLTDAQIQAAHKPFTAATGTQVISEDYSGGIAQIKTQVDSKKVSWDVVDAELLNVLRACNTGLLEKIDPKSLAPAPDGTPAEKDFIPGALSDCGVASYVWSTVMAYNSNAFTGEQPKTLKDFFDIKRFPGKRSLRKAPQVNLEWALMADGVARDQVYATLETEQGLDRAFAKLDTIKDQVVWWEAGAQPPQLLADGQVSMTSAYSGRIVIASKKEHQPFKIVWDGQVYDMEAWVLPAGNTNKTLAFDFLKFATQSSVLADQANYIPYGPTRYSSQKMLSPEVQADLPTSPANFANALQVNSEWWGDHADELNERFNAWLAR, encoded by the coding sequence TTGGCCTTTTTTTTATTGCTTTTCCCCTTCCGTGTTTTTTCAGACAGTGAAGCCCTGATCGTTACTGAGGCTTTGCGCCGACAGCGTGCGTATCGCCCCGCAACGGTTACCCACAACAATAAAAAACGGGTATCACGTATGAACAGCTTCCCTTTGCTTTTGCTTTGTCCCCTGGTCTGCGCCAGTGCTTTGGCCAACACAAGCCTTACAGTGGTGTCATATGGCGGCAACCTGACCGATGCGCAGATTCAAGCCGCCCATAAACCATTTACGGCCGCGACCGGTACCCAGGTCATTTCCGAGGATTACTCCGGTGGCATCGCGCAGATCAAGACCCAGGTCGACAGCAAGAAAGTCTCCTGGGACGTGGTAGATGCCGAGTTGCTCAACGTATTACGCGCCTGCAATACCGGTTTGCTGGAAAAAATCGACCCAAAGTCCCTCGCTCCCGCCCCCGACGGCACGCCAGCCGAAAAAGATTTCATTCCCGGCGCGTTAAGCGATTGCGGCGTTGCCAGCTACGTCTGGTCCACCGTGATGGCCTACAACAGCAACGCCTTTACGGGCGAGCAACCCAAGACACTGAAAGACTTCTTCGACATCAAGCGTTTTCCTGGCAAGCGATCATTGCGCAAGGCCCCGCAAGTCAATCTGGAATGGGCCTTGATGGCCGATGGCGTTGCCCGGGATCAAGTCTATGCAACACTTGAAACAGAGCAAGGCCTTGATCGCGCCTTCGCCAAACTCGACACCATCAAGGATCAGGTCGTCTGGTGGGAGGCTGGAGCGCAACCGCCACAGCTGTTAGCCGATGGCCAGGTCAGCATGACCTCCGCCTACAGCGGGCGCATCGTGATTGCCAGCAAGAAAGAACACCAGCCATTCAAGATCGTCTGGGACGGTCAGGTCTATGACATGGAGGCCTGGGTTTTACCGGCAGGAAATACCAATAAAACCCTCGCTTTCGACTTCCTCAAGTTTGCGACACAAAGCTCGGTACTCGCCGATCAAGCCAATTACATCCCCTACGGCCCTACGCGCTATTCCTCGCAAAAGATGCTCAGCCCGGAAGTCCAGGCTGACTTGCCTACCAGCCCCGCCAACTTCGCGAACGCCTTGCAAGTGAACTCCGAATGGTGGGGTGACCACGCCGATGAGTTGAACGAACGCTTCAACGCCTGGCTGGCCAGATAA
- a CDS encoding ABC transporter ATP-binding protein: MDSQSFVSFRNVQKSYDGESLVVKNFNLDIQQGEFVTMLGPSGSGKTTCLMMLAGFETVTHGEICIDAKPVNDIAPQKRGIGMVFQNYALFPHLTIAENLAFPLKVRNFSRSEIQQRVTQALDMVALGKLSNRMPAQLSGGQKQRVALARALIFEPRLVLMDEPLGALDKQLREQMQYEIKRLSKQLGITVVYVTHDQSEALTMSDRIAVFNDGIVQQLANPSDLYEKPETAFVSSFIGENNRLHGQVTAIENGYCTVRVGEHLLKARAVKVSGVGSPTTLSIRPERVLMNPAQWECENRVPARVLEVIYHGDHLRARLELAGHSEFIVKVVNAAGRSCPSVGEQIMLGWAVDDCRALDA, from the coding sequence ATGGATTCACAATCGTTTGTCAGTTTCCGCAATGTTCAAAAAAGTTACGACGGCGAGTCGCTCGTAGTGAAGAACTTCAACCTGGATATTCAGCAAGGCGAGTTCGTCACAATGCTGGGACCTTCCGGCTCGGGCAAGACCACATGCCTGATGATGCTTGCCGGGTTTGAAACCGTTACCCACGGGGAAATCTGCATCGACGCCAAGCCTGTCAACGACATTGCGCCGCAGAAACGCGGCATCGGTATGGTGTTCCAGAACTATGCCTTGTTTCCGCACCTGACCATTGCCGAGAACCTGGCCTTTCCGCTCAAGGTGCGTAACTTCAGTCGCAGCGAGATTCAACAGCGTGTGACCCAAGCCCTGGACATGGTTGCCCTGGGCAAGTTGAGCAACCGCATGCCGGCGCAGCTTTCCGGGGGGCAAAAGCAACGCGTGGCACTGGCCCGTGCGCTGATTTTCGAGCCCAGACTGGTGCTGATGGATGAGCCACTGGGCGCGCTGGATAAACAGCTTCGCGAACAGATGCAGTACGAGATCAAGCGTCTGTCCAAGCAACTGGGTATCACCGTGGTGTACGTCACCCACGATCAGAGTGAAGCCCTGACCATGTCTGATCGCATCGCGGTCTTCAACGACGGCATCGTGCAGCAATTGGCCAATCCGTCAGATCTCTACGAAAAACCGGAAACCGCTTTTGTCTCAAGCTTTATTGGTGAGAACAACCGCCTGCACGGCCAGGTCACGGCGATCGAGAATGGATACTGCACCGTGCGTGTTGGCGAGCACTTGCTCAAGGCCCGTGCGGTAAAAGTCTCGGGAGTGGGCTCACCTACTACCCTCTCGATTCGCCCCGAGCGCGTGTTGATGAACCCGGCTCAGTGGGAGTGTGAGAACCGTGTGCCCGCTCGCGTTCTCGAGGTCATCTACCACGGCGACCACTTACGCGCCCGCCTGGAATTGGCCGGGCACTCGGAATTCATCGTCAAGGTTGTCAATGCCGCTGGACGAAGTTGTCCCAGTGTCGGTGAGCAAATCATGTTGGGCTGGGCTGTCGACGACTGTCGCGCGCTGGATGCTTGA
- a CDS encoding ABC transporter permease, which yields MSSSYAARPLSGQVLDDHAQPSLRVRLQRAERVNKVRSLLLVLPLLAFITVFFLLPIGTMLMRSVENGTLSTYMPLTSQALGDWDGKAVPNEQVYATLAEEIVSLDHSQQLDRVGSDLNRVKSGFQSLFSKTARELGKSRPASGNYAAGMVSIDSRWGQLGTWAQLKSMAPAYSGIHYLAALDLQYDDQGNVVRQPESRRIYVSILLKTLTMTVGITLLCMLLGYPLAYMLATLPAKVSNVLIILVLLPFWTSLLVRTTAWMVILQSSGVLNSTLLKLGLIAQPLDLMFNMWGTVIAMTHILLPFMVLPMYSVMKSIDQTYIRAAHSMGASSLRTFVRIYFPLSLPGLSAGGILVFILAIGYYITPALVGGRTGQVISNFIAYHMQTSLNWGLAAAIGSILLLIVLFLYWLYDRVVGISNMKLG from the coding sequence ATGAGCAGTTCATATGCCGCCCGGCCGCTGAGCGGGCAAGTCCTTGATGACCATGCGCAACCGAGCCTGCGCGTCCGTTTACAAAGAGCAGAACGGGTCAATAAGGTTCGTTCCCTGCTGCTGGTTCTCCCTTTGCTGGCCTTCATCACGGTGTTCTTTCTGCTGCCCATCGGAACCATGCTGATGCGCAGTGTAGAAAATGGAACGCTATCGACTTACATGCCGCTAACCAGCCAGGCGCTGGGTGACTGGGACGGTAAGGCCGTGCCGAATGAACAGGTTTACGCGACACTGGCTGAAGAAATAGTCAGCCTGGATCATAGTCAGCAGCTAGACCGAGTGGGCTCTGATCTCAACCGGGTCAAAAGTGGCTTCCAAAGCCTGTTCAGCAAAACCGCGCGAGAGCTGGGCAAGTCCAGACCTGCCAGCGGAAACTATGCAGCGGGAATGGTGAGCATAGACAGTCGATGGGGGCAACTCGGCACTTGGGCACAACTCAAATCCATGGCGCCTGCGTATTCGGGCATCCACTATCTGGCCGCCCTGGACTTGCAATACGACGATCAGGGCAACGTGGTACGTCAACCCGAGAGCCGGCGGATCTACGTCAGCATTCTGTTGAAGACCCTGACCATGACCGTCGGCATCACGTTGCTATGCATGTTGCTGGGCTACCCGCTGGCATACATGCTGGCCACGCTGCCGGCCAAAGTCAGTAATGTCCTGATAATTCTGGTACTGCTGCCCTTCTGGACGTCGTTGCTGGTACGCACTACAGCCTGGATGGTGATCCTGCAATCGAGCGGCGTGCTCAACAGCACCCTGCTCAAGCTCGGCCTGATTGCCCAGCCACTGGATCTGATGTTCAACATGTGGGGCACGGTCATCGCCATGACGCACATCCTGCTGCCGTTCATGGTGCTGCCGATGTACAGCGTGATGAAGAGCATCGATCAGACCTACATCCGTGCTGCGCACTCTATGGGTGCCAGCTCGTTGCGAACCTTTGTACGCATCTATTTTCCACTTTCTCTGCCGGGCCTGAGCGCTGGCGGGATCCTGGTGTTCATCCTCGCCATTGGTTACTACATCACGCCAGCGTTGGTGGGCGGGCGTACCGGCCAGGTCATCAGCAACTTCATCGCGTACCACATGCAAACCTCACTCAACTGGGGCCTGGCCGCGGCCATCGGCAGCATCTTGCTGTTGATCGTGCTATTTCTCTATTGGCTGTACGACCGTGTGGTCGGCATCAGCAACATGAAACTGGGGTAA
- a CDS encoding ABC transporter permease: MSLPSYTGPLGRTWFYGVRGFGLLVLLFLILPVLVVIPLSFNVEPYFSFTSGMLKLDPAAFSSRWYHELLEDPMWLLSFKNSLIIAASSTVIATLLGTLAALGLSRSNLPCKALLMGTLISPMIVPVIISSAGMYFFYSTLGLAHNHLGIILAHAVLGTPFVIITVTATLVSFDHSLTRAASSLGASSSYTFLRITFPLIRPGIISGGLFAMVTSFDEAVVVQFLGGIEQRTIPRQMWSGMREQISPTILAAATLLILGSVMLLVAIEIMRRRALRLRGIKE; this comes from the coding sequence ATGAGCCTTCCAAGTTATACCGGCCCGCTGGGGCGCACCTGGTTCTACGGCGTTCGCGGCTTCGGTCTGTTGGTGCTGCTGTTTTTGATCTTGCCGGTGCTGGTAGTTATTCCACTGTCTTTCAACGTCGAGCCTTATTTCAGCTTCACCAGCGGTATGCTCAAGCTCGATCCGGCAGCGTTTTCCAGTCGCTGGTACCACGAGTTGCTGGAAGATCCAATGTGGCTACTGTCATTCAAAAACAGCCTGATCATCGCCGCGAGTTCGACGGTGATCGCTACGCTGCTTGGCACCTTGGCGGCACTGGGGCTCAGTCGCTCAAACCTGCCGTGCAAAGCACTGCTGATGGGCACTCTGATTTCACCGATGATTGTCCCGGTGATCATTTCCTCGGCAGGTATGTACTTCTTCTACAGCACCTTGGGCCTGGCGCATAACCATCTTGGGATCATTCTCGCCCACGCGGTACTTGGCACACCGTTTGTGATCATCACGGTGACTGCGACCCTGGTGAGCTTCGATCACTCGTTGACACGGGCCGCTTCGAGCCTGGGTGCATCGTCCTCCTATACCTTCCTGCGAATCACTTTCCCGCTAATTCGCCCCGGAATCATTTCCGGAGGCCTCTTCGCCATGGTTACCTCGTTCGACGAAGCAGTGGTGGTGCAATTTCTCGGAGGCATCGAGCAACGCACAATCCCTCGGCAAATGTGGTCAGGGATGCGAGAGCAGATCAGCCCGACCATCTTGGCCGCCGCTACGTTACTGATTCTGGGGTCAGTGATGTTGTTGGTGGCGATTGAAATCATGCGCCGCCGCGCCTTGCGTTTACGTGGTATCAAGGAGTGA
- a CDS encoding response regulator — protein MTTILVVDDEYLIADILSFALEDEGFMVVTASNGQKGLEVLDRERPDLIITDFMMPVMDGLEFAAAVRVLPSCKDLPIILMSGAQAHIGMQRSDLFDAVLPKPFSIDAITNEIRKLLSLE, from the coding sequence ATGACCACCATCCTGGTCGTCGATGACGAGTATCTGATCGCTGACATTCTCAGTTTTGCACTGGAGGATGAGGGCTTCATGGTGGTGACGGCCAGCAATGGCCAAAAGGGGCTCGAGGTACTTGATAGAGAACGTCCAGATTTGATCATCACCGACTTTATGATGCCGGTAATGGATGGCCTGGAGTTCGCCGCGGCCGTCCGCGTCCTTCCTTCCTGTAAGGATTTGCCGATTATTTTGATGAGCGGCGCGCAGGCGCATATAGGCATGCAGAGATCGGATCTGTTTGACGCGGTGCTGCCAAAGCCATTCAGTATTGACGCGATTACTAACGAAATTAGAAAGCTACTTTCTCTCGAATAG
- a CDS encoding ATPase domain-containing protein yields the protein MEKLKRLQSGIEGLDALLKGGLVAGASYIIQGRPGSGKTILANQLGFHHANNGGRVLVATLLAESHDRLFQFLSTLSFFDASKVGAEIQFVSAFDTLENEGLDEVVKLLRREISRQKATVMVVDGLLNARSKADSPIDTKKFISELQGHAAFAGCTVLFLTSSRLDDGSPEHTMVDGVIEMGEELYGTRSVRRIQLRKTRGSPAMTGLHECEITEDGLVVYPRLESLYSHPSSPDSSDMTRIASGIKSLDDILGGGLHSSSVTLVIGPSGIGKTTLGLKFLAESTVEAPGLHFGFYESPQRLRLKGISLGIDIKGMEDSGALSIAWQPTTEGLLDGLGARLLSLVVEKGIKRVFIDSLSGMTRVTTNPARITDFFSSLMNELRSRGVTVFASWEMRDLFGSEVSAPNSDLYSIVDNLMLMRFAENHSELSRTLSILKVRDSSYDPSRFEVVICDQDVFLKKASRNEPSVPTESTPGSIF from the coding sequence GTGGAAAAGCTAAAACGCCTCCAAAGTGGAATCGAAGGGCTCGACGCTCTGCTCAAAGGAGGTCTGGTCGCGGGCGCTTCATACATAATCCAAGGGCGGCCTGGGTCTGGGAAAACGATCCTCGCCAACCAGCTTGGGTTTCATCATGCGAACAATGGAGGCCGGGTTCTGGTCGCCACGCTGCTGGCTGAATCACACGACCGTCTCTTTCAGTTCCTTTCTACTTTGAGTTTTTTCGACGCTTCTAAAGTAGGCGCCGAAATTCAGTTTGTCAGCGCGTTTGACACCCTGGAAAACGAAGGATTGGACGAAGTGGTGAAACTGCTTCGGCGCGAAATCAGCCGTCAGAAAGCCACAGTTATGGTTGTGGACGGTTTGCTCAATGCACGCTCGAAAGCCGATTCTCCCATCGACACCAAGAAGTTCATCTCGGAGCTGCAAGGGCATGCAGCTTTCGCTGGCTGCACCGTGCTATTTCTCACCAGCTCCCGGCTCGACGATGGCAGTCCTGAGCACACCATGGTTGATGGTGTTATTGAGATGGGTGAGGAGCTGTATGGCACTCGCTCAGTGCGTCGGATTCAGCTTCGTAAAACTCGTGGCAGTCCAGCAATGACCGGCCTCCACGAGTGCGAAATCACCGAAGATGGCCTAGTGGTTTATCCGCGACTCGAAAGCCTTTACAGCCATCCATCCTCTCCAGACAGTTCGGATATGACGCGTATCGCCAGTGGCATTAAATCACTGGACGACATCTTGGGAGGCGGTCTGCACAGCTCGAGCGTGACTCTTGTAATAGGCCCATCCGGGATTGGGAAAACGACCCTTGGCCTCAAGTTTCTGGCTGAGTCGACAGTGGAAGCTCCGGGCCTACATTTTGGCTTTTACGAAAGTCCACAACGGCTGCGGCTCAAAGGAATTTCCCTTGGTATCGATATCAAGGGAATGGAAGACAGCGGAGCGCTGAGCATTGCCTGGCAGCCTACTACTGAAGGCTTATTGGATGGGTTAGGCGCACGTCTGCTGAGTCTCGTTGTAGAAAAGGGCATCAAGCGTGTGTTCATAGATAGCCTTAGCGGCATGACTCGCGTTACGACAAATCCGGCGCGGATAACTGATTTTTTCAGTTCTCTGATGAACGAGCTTCGATCCAGGGGCGTTACGGTATTCGCATCCTGGGAAATGCGCGATTTATTCGGCTCCGAGGTCAGCGCACCAAACTCTGACCTGTATAGCATCGTCGACAATTTGATGTTGATGCGATTCGCTGAGAATCACTCTGAACTAAGCAGGACGCTTTCCATTCTTAAAGTACGAGACAGCTCTTACGACCCCTCGCGATTCGAGGTCGTCATCTGTGATCAAGACGTTTTCCTGAAGAAGGCTTCAAGAAATGAACCTTCAGTTCCCACTGAGTCAACGCCTGGTTCAATATTTTAA